The proteins below come from a single Thermopolyspora flexuosa genomic window:
- a CDS encoding DUF3352 domain-containing protein yields the protein MSETMPVNDPPNQPYPPDQDPNRTVVYRPQQGRPQQGTPQGGQQYGQPPQGGPQYAQPPQGAPQYGQQPYGGQPYGQPGQGAPQYGQQPYGAQPYGQGAPQYGQPYGGQPYGQPGQGAPQYGRPYGGQQAYGAATGEEPTLHAPRPAWTPGGQGPEVLGSEPGGAGQPRKKGWLLAIVAAVIVALLGGGGYVAVNALSGGGAQPQDVLPGNALAYIRLDLDPAANQKIAMFNIARKFTVTKDAFSGEDPRQAIVELLKQSEDVKVDFAKDVEPWLGHRVGIAVLPPEQAGKDPEVVLAVQVTDEDAARDGLAKITEDDVVIGFREDYALLAENQKLLDQAVNASATLAQNGDFSGDMATLGEPGVLSFWANLSEVIKSAGDGITADQREQLKDLEGSRFVGALRFDSAYAELAGMVRGVKNLPEGGTAGAQVTTLPATTAGALSISGLGELLNERWNDLLRSAPSGADGTSFEQQLNQLQQATGLRLPQDLVTLLGTNVTLAVDERGLDQQNPNIGVRFATDAAAAEQVYAKLERLFNQSAGAGMGTTTTTATPQIFKASKEGTFVLAASQAYADELAKDGALGQNETFTTAVPDAEKAAFTLYVDLDKIEPLYLQNLQGDDRANAQVLRAVGLSGNIDGDQVNVSLRVLFN from the coding sequence ATGAGCGAGACAATGCCTGTCAACGATCCCCCGAACCAGCCATATCCACCTGACCAGGATCCCAACCGGACGGTCGTCTACCGCCCGCAGCAGGGCCGGCCCCAGCAGGGCACGCCGCAGGGCGGGCAGCAGTACGGGCAGCCTCCGCAGGGCGGGCCGCAGTACGCACAGCCCCCGCAGGGCGCACCCCAGTACGGCCAGCAGCCGTACGGCGGTCAGCCGTACGGACAGCCCGGCCAGGGTGCCCCGCAGTACGGCCAGCAGCCGTACGGCGCCCAGCCGTACGGCCAGGGCGCCCCGCAGTACGGCCAGCCGTACGGCGGCCAGCCGTACGGACAGCCCGGCCAGGGCGCACCCCAGTACGGCCGGCCGTACGGCGGCCAGCAGGCGTACGGCGCCGCGACCGGTGAGGAGCCGACCCTGCACGCCCCGCGACCGGCCTGGACGCCGGGCGGGCAGGGCCCCGAAGTGCTCGGCTCGGAGCCGGGCGGCGCGGGGCAGCCGCGCAAGAAGGGCTGGCTGCTGGCGATCGTCGCCGCGGTCATCGTCGCCCTGCTCGGCGGCGGCGGGTACGTGGCCGTCAACGCGCTCAGCGGCGGCGGGGCGCAGCCGCAGGACGTGCTGCCCGGCAACGCGCTCGCGTACATCCGGCTCGACCTCGACCCGGCGGCGAACCAGAAGATCGCGATGTTCAACATCGCGCGCAAGTTCACCGTCACCAAGGACGCGTTCAGCGGCGAGGACCCGCGCCAGGCGATCGTCGAGCTGCTGAAGCAGAGCGAGGACGTCAAGGTCGACTTCGCCAAGGACGTCGAGCCCTGGCTCGGCCACCGCGTCGGCATCGCCGTGCTCCCGCCGGAGCAGGCGGGCAAGGACCCCGAGGTCGTGCTCGCCGTACAGGTGACCGATGAGGACGCGGCCCGCGACGGCCTCGCCAAGATCACCGAGGATGACGTCGTCATCGGCTTCCGCGAGGACTACGCCCTGCTCGCCGAGAACCAGAAGCTCCTCGACCAGGCGGTGAACGCCTCGGCGACGCTCGCCCAGAACGGCGACTTCTCCGGCGACATGGCCACGCTCGGCGAGCCCGGCGTGCTGTCCTTCTGGGCGAACCTCTCCGAGGTCATCAAGTCCGCCGGTGACGGGATCACCGCCGACCAGCGGGAGCAGCTCAAGGACCTCGAGGGCTCCCGGTTCGTGGGCGCGCTGCGGTTCGACAGTGCGTACGCCGAGCTCGCCGGCATGGTCCGCGGCGTGAAGAACCTGCCCGAGGGCGGCACCGCGGGCGCCCAGGTCACCACGCTGCCCGCCACCACGGCCGGTGCGCTGTCCATCTCCGGCCTCGGCGAGCTGCTCAACGAGCGGTGGAACGACCTGCTCCGCTCGGCCCCGTCCGGTGCGGACGGGACGTCCTTCGAGCAGCAGCTCAACCAGCTGCAGCAGGCCACCGGCCTGCGGCTGCCGCAGGACCTGGTCACGCTGCTCGGCACGAACGTCACCCTCGCGGTCGACGAGCGCGGCCTCGACCAGCAGAACCCGAACATCGGCGTGCGGTTCGCCACCGACGCCGCCGCGGCCGAGCAGGTCTACGCCAAGCTCGAGCGCCTGTTCAACCAGAGCGCCGGCGCCGGCATGGGCACCACGACCACCACGGCGACTCCGCAGATCTTCAAGGCGTCCAAGGAGGGCACCTTCGTGCTCGCCGCGTCCCAGGCGTACGCCGACGAGCTCGCCAAGGACGGCGCGCTCGGCCAGAACGAGACCTTCACCACCGCGGTGCCCGACGCCGAGAAGGCCGCGTTCACGCTCTACGTCGACCTCGACAAGATCGAGCCGCTCTACCTGCAGAACCTGCAGGGTGACGACCGGGCGAACGCCCAGGTGCTGCGCGCCGTCGGCCTGAGCGGCAACATCGACGGCGACCAGGTGAACGTCTCGCTGCGCGTGCTGTTCAACTGA
- a CDS encoding isocitrate lyase/PEP mutase family protein, whose amino-acid sequence MSQGREQGGRPAHVMTFDAFVRLHRQGHPFLLPNAWDHGSAALFVAHGFAAVGTTSLGVAAACGRPDGAGATRAETVALARSLARLPCLLTVDIEGGFSEDPGEVADLVAELAELGVVGVNIEDGRPDGLAPEGHLPRVIAAVKERAPRVFVNARTDTHWLAVAGVPGHVPDLAETLRRVRRYADAGADGVFVPALPDKAAIAAVVEAAGVPVNVLFQPTGPTLRELGELGVARVSTGSLPYRAALHAALAAVLGADGRADAVPTVPSYGEITALLR is encoded by the coding sequence ATGTCACAGGGGAGGGAACAGGGCGGCCGCCCTGCGCACGTGATGACCTTCGACGCCTTCGTCCGCCTGCATCGCCAGGGGCACCCGTTCCTGCTGCCGAACGCCTGGGACCACGGCTCGGCGGCGCTGTTCGTCGCGCACGGCTTCGCCGCCGTCGGCACCACGAGCCTGGGCGTCGCCGCGGCCTGCGGCCGGCCGGACGGGGCCGGGGCCACCCGGGCCGAGACGGTCGCGCTCGCCCGGTCGCTGGCCCGGCTGCCCTGCCTGCTCACCGTGGACATCGAGGGCGGGTTCTCCGAGGACCCGGGCGAGGTCGCGGACCTCGTCGCCGAGCTGGCCGAACTCGGCGTGGTCGGGGTGAACATCGAGGACGGCCGTCCCGACGGGCTCGCCCCCGAGGGCCACCTGCCGCGGGTGATCGCCGCGGTCAAGGAGCGCGCCCCGCGCGTGTTCGTCAACGCCCGCACCGACACGCACTGGCTCGCCGTCGCCGGAGTCCCCGGCCACGTGCCGGACCTGGCCGAGACGCTGCGGCGGGTGCGCCGGTACGCCGACGCGGGGGCGGACGGGGTGTTCGTGCCCGCGCTGCCGGACAAGGCCGCGATCGCCGCGGTGGTCGAGGCCGCCGGGGTGCCGGTGAACGTGCTGTTCCAGCCGACCGGGCCGACGCTGCGCGAGCTCGGCGAGCTGGGGGTCGCCCGGGTGAGCACCGGCTCGCTGCCGTACCGTGCCGCGCTGCACGCCGCGCTCGCGGCCGTGCTCGGCGCGGACGGCCGCGCGGACGCCGTCCCCACGGTGCCGTCGTACGGCGAGATCACCGCGCTGCTGCGGTAG
- a CDS encoding PLP-dependent cysteine synthase family protein yields MRFDSLLDSVGHTPLVGLPRLSPSPEVRLWAKLEDRNPTGSVKDRPALWMIQQAEKDGLLTPGCTILEPTSGNTGIALAMAARLKGYRLICVMPENTSEERRQLLRMWGAEIISSPAAGGSNEAVRVAKELAERHPDWVMLYQYGNPANWRAHYETTGPEILEDLPSVTHFVAGLGTTGTLMGVGRYLREHVPGVQIVAAEPRYGELVYGLRNVDEGFIPELYDESVLTTRYSVSAADALRRTRELLETEGIFAGISTGCALHAALGLAAKAVKAGQRADIVFIVADGGWKYLSTGAYEGTLEEAEERLEGQLWA; encoded by the coding sequence ATGCGTTTCGACTCACTGCTCGACTCGGTCGGCCACACCCCGCTCGTGGGGCTGCCCCGGCTGTCCCCGTCGCCCGAGGTGCGCCTGTGGGCGAAGCTCGAGGACCGCAACCCCACCGGCTCGGTGAAGGACCGTCCCGCGCTGTGGATGATCCAGCAGGCGGAGAAGGACGGCCTGCTCACCCCCGGCTGCACGATCCTCGAGCCGACCTCCGGCAACACCGGCATCGCGCTGGCGATGGCCGCCCGGCTCAAGGGCTACCGGCTCATCTGCGTGATGCCGGAGAACACCTCCGAGGAACGCAGGCAGCTGCTCCGCATGTGGGGCGCGGAGATCATCTCCTCGCCCGCGGCGGGCGGCTCGAACGAGGCGGTGCGGGTGGCCAAGGAGCTGGCGGAGCGGCACCCGGACTGGGTGATGCTCTACCAGTACGGCAACCCGGCGAACTGGCGGGCGCACTACGAGACCACCGGCCCGGAGATCCTGGAGGACCTGCCGTCGGTCACCCACTTCGTGGCCGGGCTCGGCACCACCGGCACCCTCATGGGCGTCGGCCGGTACCTGCGTGAACACGTGCCCGGCGTGCAGATCGTCGCCGCCGAGCCCCGGTACGGCGAGCTGGTGTACGGCCTGCGCAACGTCGACGAGGGGTTCATCCCCGAGTTGTACGACGAGTCGGTGCTCACCACGAGGTACTCGGTGTCGGCGGCCGACGCGCTGCGCCGTACCCGGGAGCTGCTGGAGACCGAGGGCATCTTCGCCGGGATCTCCACCGGGTGCGCGCTGCACGCGGCGCTCGGCCTCGCCGCCAAGGCGGTGAAGGCCGGGCAGCGGGCCGACATCGTCTTCATCGTCGCCGACGGCGGCTGGAAGTACCTGTCCACCGGTGCCTACGAGGGCACGTTGGAGGAGGCCGAGGAGCGTCTCGAAGGCCAGCTCTGGGCCTGA
- a CDS encoding MoaD/ThiS family protein, translating to MAINVRIPTILRSYTGGEKLVSGEGATLKELISDLDSRHPGLMDRLVDENGLRRFVNVYLNDEDVRFLGGLDTPLSDGDTVTVLPAVAGGAG from the coding sequence ATGGCCATCAACGTTCGCATCCCCACCATCCTGCGCAGCTACACCGGCGGCGAGAAGCTTGTCAGCGGCGAGGGCGCCACCCTGAAGGAGTTGATCTCCGATCTCGACTCCCGGCATCCGGGACTTATGGACCGCCTGGTCGACGAGAACGGGCTGCGCCGGTTCGTGAACGTCTACCTCAACGACGAGGACGTGCGTTTCCTCGGCGGACTCGACACGCCGCTGTCCGACGGCGACACCGTGACCGTGCTCCCCGCGGTCGCCGGCGGCGCCGGCTGA
- a CDS encoding Mov34/MPN/PAD-1 family protein has translation MLRISRDLVDKIIAHARADHPDEACGIIAGPAGSDRPERFIPMRNAARSPTFYEFDSTEQIKVWNEMWDRDEEPVVIYHSHTATEAYPSRTDIALAAWPESHYVLVSTADPDHTPLRSYRIVDGVVTEEEVEIVEEA, from the coding sequence ATGCTGAGGATCTCACGGGACCTGGTCGACAAGATCATCGCCCACGCCCGCGCCGACCATCCGGACGAGGCGTGCGGCATCATCGCCGGTCCGGCCGGCTCGGACCGCCCCGAGCGTTTCATTCCGATGCGTAACGCCGCGCGCTCGCCCACGTTCTACGAGTTCGACTCGACCGAGCAGATCAAGGTCTGGAACGAGATGTGGGACCGGGACGAGGAGCCGGTGGTGATCTACCACTCCCACACCGCGACCGAGGCCTACCCGTCGCGCACCGACATCGCGCTGGCCGCCTGGCCCGAGTCGCACTACGTCCTGGTCTCCACGGCCGACCCCGACCACACCCCGCTGCGTTCCTACCGCATCGTGGACGGCGTGGTGACCGAGGAGGAGGTCGAGATCGTCGAGGAGGCCTGA
- a CDS encoding DUF2017 domain-containing protein, producing MGGGFKAGRDGRVSIRLDHGEVAILRSLVAQILDLVGPGSAGSDDPLERALGIGAAEVTPPTDPVLARLFPAAYADEKEALEFRRYTEPSLRDGKRADAEVVLRTAVPGKIELDAEQATAWLRALNDVRLALGTRLEVTEEVHEQIERMSEDDERYAAFVTYDWLTYLQDSLVRALW from the coding sequence ATGGGCGGCGGGTTCAAGGCCGGGCGCGACGGCAGGGTGTCGATCCGTCTCGACCACGGCGAGGTGGCGATCCTCCGGTCGCTGGTGGCGCAGATCCTCGACCTGGTGGGACCGGGATCGGCCGGGTCGGACGACCCGCTCGAGCGGGCGCTGGGCATCGGTGCCGCGGAGGTGACCCCGCCCACCGACCCCGTGCTCGCCCGGCTGTTCCCCGCCGCCTACGCCGACGAGAAGGAGGCGCTCGAGTTCCGGCGGTACACCGAGCCGAGCCTGCGCGACGGCAAGCGCGCGGACGCCGAGGTGGTGCTGCGCACCGCCGTACCCGGGAAAATCGAGCTCGACGCCGAGCAGGCCACGGCGTGGCTGCGCGCGCTCAACGACGTACGGCTCGCGCTCGGCACCCGCCTCGAGGTCACCGAGGAGGTGCACGAGCAGATCGAGCGCATGTCCGAGGACGACGAGCGGTATGCGGCGTTCGTCACCTATGACTGGTTGACCTACCTCCAAGACAGCCTGGTCAGAGCGCTTTGGTAG
- the clpS gene encoding ATP-dependent Clp protease adapter ClpS, whose protein sequence is MVATAAPVEVERPSSDVRPDVPWVTIVWNDPINLMSYVTYVFQTVFGYPRAKAEKLMLDVHYKGKAVVASGTREEMERDAQILHSYGLWATIQQDR, encoded by the coding sequence GTGGTTGCCACAGCTGCTCCGGTCGAGGTCGAGCGTCCGTCGTCGGACGTGCGACCCGATGTGCCATGGGTGACGATCGTCTGGAACGACCCGATCAACCTCATGTCCTACGTGACCTACGTCTTCCAGACCGTGTTCGGCTACCCGCGCGCGAAGGCGGAGAAGCTCATGCTCGACGTGCACTACAAGGGCAAGGCCGTGGTGGCGAGCGGTACCCGGGAGGAGATGGAGCGTGACGCGCAGATCCTCCACTCCTACGGTCTGTGGGCCACGATCCAGCAGGACCGGTAG
- a CDS encoding nicotinate phosphoribosyltransferase produces MSTALHTDHYELTMLRAALASGAAHRRAVFEVFARRLPGDRRYGVVAGTGRLLDALENFRFGEEELTFLRRRGIIDDRTAEYLSGYRFGGDVHGYPEGECYFPGSPILVVEGTFAETVLLETLVLSILNHDSAIAAAASRMVRAAGSRPLIEMGSRRTHEDAAVAAARAAYICGFASTSNLLAGLRYGVPTTGTSAHAFTLLHDSEADAFRVQVDSLGRSTTLLVDTYDVKTAVRTAIEVAGTDLGMVRIDSGDLAEAAHEVRALLDELGAHRTGIVVTGDLDEHAIAALAAAPVNAYGVGTKLVTGSGAPTAALVYKLVAREDAQGVMRPVAKRSVGKPSRGGRKFAFRAIGPDGIARAEIVTTAPAMPVDQLEALAESPGGERPGRPLLVPLVRKGEIVGREPLDAARERHRRSVAELPPAALHLSPGDTAIPTVFA; encoded by the coding sequence ATGAGTACGGCGTTGCACACCGATCACTACGAGCTCACCATGCTGCGGGCCGCGCTGGCGAGCGGCGCGGCACACCGGCGGGCGGTGTTCGAGGTGTTCGCCCGGCGCCTGCCCGGTGACCGCCGCTACGGCGTGGTCGCCGGGACCGGCCGGCTGCTCGACGCGCTGGAGAACTTCCGGTTCGGTGAGGAGGAGCTCACCTTCCTGCGACGCCGCGGGATCATCGACGACCGGACGGCCGAGTACCTGTCCGGCTACCGGTTCGGCGGGGACGTGCACGGCTACCCCGAGGGCGAGTGCTACTTCCCCGGCTCACCGATCCTCGTGGTGGAGGGCACGTTCGCCGAGACCGTGCTGCTGGAGACGCTGGTCCTGTCGATCCTCAACCACGACAGCGCGATCGCCGCGGCGGCCTCCCGCATGGTGCGCGCCGCGGGCTCGCGGCCGCTGATCGAGATGGGCTCGCGCCGTACCCACGAGGACGCCGCGGTCGCCGCGGCCCGCGCCGCCTACATCTGCGGCTTCGCCTCCACCTCCAACCTGCTCGCCGGGCTGCGGTACGGCGTGCCCACCACCGGCACCAGCGCGCACGCCTTCACCCTGCTGCACGACAGCGAGGCCGACGCGTTCCGGGTCCAGGTCGACTCGCTCGGCCGGTCCACCACGCTGCTCGTCGACACCTACGACGTGAAGACCGCGGTGCGCACCGCGATCGAGGTCGCCGGGACCGACCTCGGCATGGTGCGCATCGACTCCGGCGACCTCGCCGAGGCCGCGCACGAGGTACGCGCGCTCCTCGACGAGCTCGGCGCGCACCGCACCGGGATCGTGGTCACCGGGGACCTCGACGAGCACGCGATCGCCGCGCTCGCCGCCGCGCCGGTCAACGCGTACGGCGTCGGCACCAAGCTGGTCACCGGGTCCGGTGCGCCCACGGCCGCGCTCGTCTACAAGCTCGTCGCCCGGGAGGACGCCCAGGGCGTGATGCGGCCGGTCGCGAAGCGCTCGGTGGGCAAGCCCAGCCGCGGCGGGCGCAAGTTCGCGTTCCGGGCGATCGGGCCGGACGGGATCGCGCGGGCGGAGATCGTCACCACCGCCCCGGCCATGCCGGTCGACCAGCTCGAGGCGCTCGCCGAGTCGCCGGGCGGCGAGCGGCCCGGGCGTCCGCTGCTGGTCCCCCTGGTGCGCAAGGGCGAGATCGTCGGCCGGGAGCCGCTCGACGCCGCCCGGGAGCGGCACCGCCGTTCCGTCGCCGAGCTGCCGCCGGCCGCGCTGCACCTTTCGCCCGGGGACACGGCGATTCCCACCGTGTTCGCCTGA
- a CDS encoding nicotinamidase, whose amino-acid sequence MSTALVIVDVQNDFCEGGSLAVAGGADVAAAITRHIAERRYDHIVATRDHHVDPGDHFADEPDFVRSWPAHCIAGTPGAEFHPHLDTSAVEEVFSKGADSAAYSGFEGAAPDGTPLVEWLRARGVTSVDIVGIATDHCVRATAIDAARHGFTTRVLLDLTAGVAPQTTEQAISEMKAAGVELTGTPVVRAA is encoded by the coding sequence ATGAGCACGGCACTGGTCATCGTCGACGTACAGAACGACTTCTGCGAGGGCGGCAGCCTCGCGGTGGCCGGCGGCGCCGACGTCGCCGCCGCGATCACCCGGCACATCGCGGAACGGCGGTACGACCACATCGTGGCGACCCGGGACCACCACGTCGATCCCGGCGACCACTTCGCCGACGAGCCCGACTTCGTGCGCTCCTGGCCCGCGCACTGCATCGCCGGTACCCCGGGCGCCGAGTTCCATCCCCACCTCGACACCTCGGCGGTCGAGGAGGTGTTCAGCAAGGGTGCCGACTCCGCGGCCTACAGCGGCTTCGAAGGGGCGGCGCCGGACGGCACCCCGCTGGTCGAGTGGCTCCGCGCCCGGGGGGTGACGTCCGTCGACATCGTCGGCATCGCCACGGACCACTGCGTCCGGGCCACCGCGATCGACGCGGCGCGGCACGGTTTCACCACGCGGGTGCTGCTCGATCTCACCGCCGGCGTGGCACCGCAGACGACCGAGCAGGCGATCTCCGAGATGAAGGCGGCGGGCGTCGAGCTGACCGGCACCCCGGTCGTGCGCGCCGCCTAG
- a CDS encoding DEAD/DEAH box helicase encodes MSTSAASHLSPSYPNRAAWGTAPKLRAWQQEAFELYFRREPRDFLTVATPGAGKTTYALRIATELLARGVVRAVTIVTPTEHLKRQWAEAAGRVGIPVDPDFKNSQGTTSRDFIGVAITYAQVAMHPALHRARTEARRTLVIFDEIHHAGDAKSWGDGIREAFEPATRRLSLTGTPFRSDNNPIPFVTYVEDGDGALRSVADYSYGYGPALADGVVRPVIFLAYAGEMRWRTRAGDEIAATLGEPLSKDQLAQAWRAALDPKGDWIRQVLRAADKRLTEVRRHVPDAGAMVIASDHEAARAYARLLREITGHGATVVLSDDPTASKKIKQFAASDDRWLVAVRMVSEGVDIPRLAVGVYATSVSTPLFFAQAIGRFVRARRRGETASVFLPSIPLLMGYAAEMEAERDHVLVRRQPEEGLDDFLVEDAQRKKDNPDVLGDELPFETVEASATFDRVLFDGGEFGTAAAPGSPEEEEFLGLPGLLEPEQVATLLRKRQSEQLAAKRRRSRTAEPEPERSPHEELHALRKELNSLVGAWNHRTGQPHGVIHAELRRLTGGPPIAQATAEQVRERIALIRKWATQRRSR; translated from the coding sequence GTGAGCACCTCAGCCGCGTCTCATCTGTCACCGTCGTACCCCAACCGCGCCGCCTGGGGCACGGCGCCCAAGCTGCGTGCCTGGCAGCAGGAGGCGTTCGAGCTGTACTTCCGGCGCGAGCCGCGCGACTTCCTCACCGTGGCGACGCCCGGAGCGGGTAAGACGACCTATGCGCTGCGCATCGCGACCGAGCTGCTCGCCCGCGGTGTGGTCCGGGCCGTGACGATCGTCACCCCGACCGAGCACCTGAAGCGTCAGTGGGCCGAGGCGGCCGGCCGGGTCGGCATCCCGGTCGACCCGGACTTCAAGAACAGCCAGGGCACCACCTCCCGGGACTTCATCGGTGTCGCGATCACCTACGCCCAGGTGGCGATGCATCCGGCGCTGCACCGGGCGCGCACCGAGGCCCGCCGTACCCTCGTCATCTTCGACGAGATCCACCACGCCGGGGACGCCAAGTCCTGGGGGGACGGCATCCGGGAGGCGTTCGAGCCCGCCACCCGCCGGCTCTCCCTCACCGGCACGCCGTTCCGGTCCGACAACAACCCCATCCCGTTCGTCACCTACGTGGAGGACGGCGACGGCGCGCTGCGCAGCGTGGCCGACTACTCCTACGGGTACGGCCCGGCGCTCGCCGACGGCGTCGTCCGGCCGGTGATCTTCCTCGCGTACGCGGGGGAGATGCGGTGGCGGACCAGGGCCGGTGACGAGATCGCCGCGACCCTCGGCGAGCCGCTCAGCAAGGACCAGCTCGCCCAGGCCTGGCGGGCCGCGCTCGACCCGAAGGGCGACTGGATCCGGCAGGTGCTGCGCGCCGCGGACAAGCGGCTGACCGAGGTGCGGCGGCACGTGCCCGACGCCGGTGCGATGGTGATCGCCTCCGACCACGAGGCCGCCCGCGCGTACGCCCGGCTGCTGCGGGAGATCACCGGGCACGGGGCCACGGTGGTGCTCTCCGACGACCCGACCGCGTCGAAGAAGATCAAACAGTTCGCCGCGTCCGACGACCGCTGGCTGGTCGCGGTGCGCATGGTCTCCGAGGGCGTCGACATCCCCCGGCTCGCCGTCGGCGTCTACGCGACGAGCGTGTCCACGCCGCTGTTCTTCGCCCAGGCGATCGGCCGGTTCGTCCGGGCGCGGCGGCGGGGCGAGACCGCCTCGGTGTTCCTGCCCTCGATCCCGCTGCTCATGGGCTACGCCGCGGAGATGGAGGCGGAGCGGGACCACGTGCTCGTGCGGCGGCAGCCCGAGGAGGGCCTCGACGACTTCCTCGTGGAGGACGCGCAGCGGAAGAAGGACAACCCCGACGTGCTCGGCGACGAGCTGCCGTTCGAGACCGTCGAGGCGTCCGCCACCTTCGACCGGGTGCTCTTCGACGGCGGCGAGTTCGGCACCGCCGCCGCCCCGGGCTCCCCCGAGGAGGAGGAGTTCCTCGGCCTGCCCGGACTGCTCGAGCCCGAGCAGGTCGCCACCCTGCTCCGCAAGCGCCAGTCGGAGCAGCTCGCCGCCAAGCGCCGCAGGTCGCGCACTGCCGAGCCGGAGCCCGAGCGGTCGCCGCACGAGGAGCTGCACGCGCTGCGCAAGGAGCTGAACAGCCTTGTCGGCGCGTGGAACCACCGCACCGGCCAGCCGCACGGGGTCATTCACGCCGAGCTGCGCCGCCTCACCGGCGGGCCGCCGATCGCCCAGGCCACCGCGGAGCAGGTCCGGGAGCGGATCGCGCTCATCCGCAAGTGGGCGACCCAGCGGCGTTCCCGCTGA
- a CDS encoding zinc metalloprotease: protein MGRRLIALSLVCLFVGASAPGSTDVRHGSCGPRHALRVAARGQEPYTPSAGEIARMMADFRRRLAAAERAHPRRRTQTITVPTWVHIITSGGTGASVAAVRQQIATLNAAYGGKLGGTDTGVRFRLAGITRTESPAWFRDPLGHEEALKATLRRGGPETLNLYLAELGELVLGYSTYPFQYDQAPTLDGVVIDWRTLPGGTLPNFDRGMTGVHEIGHWLGLLHTFENGCEEPGDYVDDTPPEGVATHGCPEGKDTCPAPGEDPIHNFMDYSHDRCMTHFTPGQAVRIQEMWTAYRQRAE, encoded by the coding sequence ATGGGCCGGCGCCTGATCGCCTTATCGCTGGTGTGCCTGTTCGTGGGGGCGAGCGCGCCCGGCTCGACCGACGTACGGCACGGCTCCTGCGGTCCCCGCCACGCCCTCCGCGTGGCCGCGCGGGGGCAGGAGCCGTACACGCCGAGCGCCGGCGAGATCGCGCGCATGATGGCGGACTTCCGGCGCCGCCTCGCCGCCGCGGAGCGGGCCCATCCCCGCCGCCGGACGCAGACCATCACCGTGCCGACCTGGGTGCACATCATCACCTCGGGCGGCACCGGCGCCTCCGTCGCGGCGGTGCGGCAGCAGATCGCCACCCTCAACGCCGCCTACGGCGGCAAACTGGGCGGCACCGACACCGGCGTCCGGTTCCGGCTGGCCGGCATCACCCGGACCGAGAGCCCCGCCTGGTTCCGCGACCCGCTCGGCCACGAGGAGGCGCTCAAGGCGACGTTGCGCCGCGGCGGTCCGGAGACCCTCAACCTCTACCTCGCCGAGCTGGGGGAACTCGTGCTCGGCTACTCCACCTACCCCTTCCAGTACGACCAGGCGCCGACCCTCGACGGCGTGGTGATCGACTGGCGCACCCTGCCCGGCGGCACGCTGCCGAACTTCGACCGCGGCATGACCGGGGTGCACGAGATCGGCCACTGGCTCGGCCTGCTGCACACCTTCGAGAACGGCTGCGAGGAGCCCGGGGACTACGTCGACGACACCCCGCCGGAGGGGGTGGCGACCCACGGCTGTCCCGAGGGCAAGGACACCTGCCCCGCGCCCGGCGAGGACCCGATCCACAACTTCATGGACTACTCGCACGACCGGTGCATGACGCACTTCACCCCCGGGCAGGCGGTCCGCATCCAGGAGATGTGGACGGCCTACCGGCAGCGCGCGGAGTAG
- a CDS encoding DUF3039 domain-containing protein, whose amino-acid sequence MSTKILPESDVRPKLSHGDGDHERFAHYVEKSKIVESNVTGIPVRALCGKVWVPNRDPSKYPVCPECKRIYDELPPGEPENG is encoded by the coding sequence ATGAGCACCAAGATCCTTCCTGAGAGCGACGTACGCCCGAAGCTCTCCCACGGCGACGGTGACCACGAGCGGTTCGCCCACTATGTGGAGAAGAGCAAGATCGTCGAGAGCAACGTGACCGGGATCCCGGTCCGTGCGCTCTGCGGGAAGGTGTGGGTCCCGAACCGCGACCCGAGCAAGTACCCCGTCTGCCCGGAGTGCAAGCGGATCTACGACGAGCTGCCCCCGGGCGAGCCGGAGAACGGCTGA